One Trachemys scripta elegans isolate TJP31775 chromosome 4, CAS_Tse_1.0, whole genome shotgun sequence genomic region harbors:
- the SMPD2 gene encoding sphingomyelin phosphodiesterase 2 gives MDTDPPLQLRVFNLNCWAIRYLSKLRQERIGLIGDTLSQEGFDLALLQEVWSERDYCELKQKLTVCYPYSHYFKSGVIGSGLCVFSRYPILDTFLYQYSLNGYPYMLQHGDWFCGKAVGLLVIKICGIIFHVYVTHLLAEYCRDKDVYLPHRVVQAWELAQFIQHTSKGADVVLVGGDLNMHPGDVGIRLLRGWTGLRDSFADTERFEGCEDGYTLVPANCFINKEELQPFPLGIRIDYVLYKGLSRFVVKCDSLMTTTGTAPGKSIPYSDHEAVIATLCVKPREEAKASSSSAVEPELVDVVNEARTEVRVGLHAAEHQRYSNGRMAILALLLLLLQAAMGLSSLVGWDSPQPFPKFSFSLLSLLATVVLLLSMVLYVFHTIEVKMLQGTEEQMRLALQALQDKLSSM, from the exons ATGGACACGGATCCACCGCTGCAACTGCGCGTCTTCAACCTCAATTGCTG GGCGATTCGCTACTTGAGCAAGCTGCGGCAGGAGCGCATTGGGCTGATTGGCGACACGCTTAGCCAGGAGGGGTTCGACCTGGCACTCTTACAGGAG GTGTGGAGCGAGAGGGACTATTGTGAGCTGAAACAGAAGCTGACTGTCTGCTACCCCTACTCCCACTACTTCAAAAG CGGGGTGATTGGCAGTGGGCTCTGCGTGTTCTCCAGATACCCAATCCTGGACACCTTCCTATACCAGTACTCCCTGAATGGCTACCCCTACATG CTCCAGCATGGGGACTGGTTCTGCGGCAAGGCCGTGGGGCTCCTCGTCATCAAGATCTGTGGGATTATCTTCCATGTGTATGTGACCCAC ctccttgcGGAGTACTGCCGGGACAAGGACGTTTACCTCCCCCATCGAGTGGTGCAGGCCTGGGAGCTGGCTCAGTTCATACA ACACACCTCGAAGGGAGCGGACGTGGTGCTGGTCGGTGGGGATTTGAACATGCACCCCGGGGACGTGGGGATCCGGCTGCTGCGAGGCTGGACAGGGCTGCGGGACTCCTTTGCCGACACAGAGAGGTTCGAG GGCTGCGAGGACGGCTACACCCTGGTCCCAGCCAACTGTTTCATCAACAAGGAGGAGCTGCAGCCCTTCCCGCTGGGAATCCGCATCGACTACGTTCTCTACAAG GGACTGTCTCGCTTTGTGGTGAAATGTGACAGCCTCATGACCACCACGGGCACCGCCCCTGGCAAGAGCATTCCCTACTCGGACCACGAAGCCGTTATCGCTACACTGTGTGTGAAGCCACGAGAGGAGGCCAAGGCCTCGAGCAGCAGCGCAGTCG AGCCGGAGCTGGTGGACGTGGTGAACGAGGCCCGGACAGAGGTGAGGGTGGGGCTGCATGCCGCCGAGCACCAGCGCTACTCCAACGGCCGCATGGCCatcctggccctgctcctgctgctcctgcaggCGGCCATGGGCCTGAGCTCCCTGGTGGGCTGGGATTCCCCGCAGCCCTTCCCCAAGTTCTCCTTCTCCCTGCTGAGTTTGCTGGCCACGGTGGTGCTGCTGCTCTCGATGGTGCTGTACGTCTTCCACACCATCGAGGTGAAGATGCTGCAGGGGACGGAGGAGCAGATGAGGCTGGCGCTCCAGGCGCTGCAGGACAAGCTCAGCTCCATGTAG